In Chryseobacterium gotjawalense, the following are encoded in one genomic region:
- a CDS encoding penicillin-binding protein 1A gives MENTQNKGSKPQQKFPLPPKKAKNTGWKKWVKFVWTALILLIVGIAAIFFAVSQGFLGDMPDVKELENPDIYVASEIYSSDGQMLGKFEKEKTQPITYKELPPFLIYALQAKEDERFKEHSGIDLQSVARAVAFGGKRGGGSTITQQLAKLLFTGAASQNSVQRSFQKLKEWVVAVSLEKRYTKEEIITLYFNKFDFVNNANGIEMASRIYFNKKANQLTLPEAAMFVAMLEAPVANNPMRNPERAKRRRDVVLDQMLKTGYLDQATYEKAVATPIDVDFHPVKSIDEGYSAYYKYYLRKEIESYIKDYEKNTGKTLNLFKDGLKIYTTLDSKMQTYAEEAIKEHLTDLQSRFDAEQRGRKQRPFYLINDTQINSIMLSAMKRTGRYKQLKNAGVPEDSIMLDFKKPIKTSRFTWAGEEEVEMSPWDSIRYHKQIAQAGLMSMVPATGEIKAWVGGINWQHFQYDHIKQGKRQVGSTFKPFVYATAIMKLGMTPCSTVSNATYVKGSWKVLGSGGNLTLRDAIAHSKNPVAVRLIEMTGVKSVIQTARDLGVTEEIPNEYAVALGSSDITIYEMLGAYSTFANYGNYIKPEMIWRIEDANGRVIKEVKPVSREVMNELYAYTMIDLMKGVTEFGTASGELGRRGVPKGIEIAGKTGTTQNNSDGWFMGITPNLATGVWVGWEDRATHFRGTGEGQGAKMALPIWAIYMKKVWADKELGISPEDKFVKPSNWTGNCGDLNGLGGYGDDGGLQTIDEIKNPKTEEPVNNTKKPSARKEDNVNENINTGDDIDFNK, from the coding sequence ATGGAAAACACACAGAACAAAGGAAGTAAACCGCAACAAAAATTTCCGCTTCCTCCAAAAAAAGCCAAAAACACGGGCTGGAAAAAATGGGTGAAATTTGTTTGGACTGCACTCATTCTCCTCATCGTGGGAATCGCAGCAATATTTTTTGCCGTGTCGCAAGGTTTTCTTGGTGACATGCCCGATGTAAAAGAACTTGAGAATCCAGATATTTATGTGGCTTCTGAAATTTATTCTTCAGATGGACAAATGTTGGGTAAGTTTGAAAAAGAAAAAACCCAACCTATTACCTATAAGGAATTACCACCCTTTTTAATTTATGCCTTACAGGCAAAAGAAGATGAGCGATTCAAAGAGCACTCGGGAATTGATCTGCAATCGGTTGCCCGTGCGGTTGCCTTTGGCGGAAAACGCGGTGGTGGCTCCACCATTACCCAGCAATTGGCGAAACTCTTATTTACAGGAGCTGCATCGCAAAACAGTGTCCAAAGATCTTTTCAGAAGTTAAAGGAGTGGGTCGTAGCAGTAAGTTTAGAAAAGCGCTATACCAAAGAAGAAATTATTACCCTTTATTTCAACAAATTTGATTTTGTAAATAATGCCAACGGAATTGAAATGGCGTCCCGAATTTATTTTAATAAAAAAGCAAATCAACTCACTTTGCCGGAAGCTGCAATGTTTGTAGCAATGCTTGAAGCGCCGGTAGCAAATAATCCCATGCGAAATCCGGAAAGGGCAAAACGCAGAAGAGATGTGGTGCTGGATCAAATGTTGAAAACAGGTTATCTCGATCAGGCAACCTATGAAAAAGCGGTGGCAACGCCTATCGATGTTGATTTTCATCCCGTTAAATCTATTGATGAAGGCTATTCGGCTTACTATAAGTATTATCTGAGAAAAGAAATCGAGAGCTATATAAAAGATTACGAAAAGAATACCGGTAAAACTTTAAATTTATTTAAAGATGGTTTAAAAATTTACACCACGCTGGATTCGAAAATGCAAACCTATGCTGAAGAGGCGATTAAAGAACATTTAACCGATCTGCAAAGTAGATTTGATGCCGAACAGCGAGGCAGAAAACAAAGACCTTTCTATTTAATTAATGATACTCAGATCAACTCCATCATGCTCAGTGCGATGAAGCGGACCGGAAGATACAAGCAATTAAAGAATGCGGGTGTGCCGGAAGATTCAATTATGCTCGATTTTAAAAAGCCAATTAAAACTTCGAGATTTACTTGGGCTGGTGAAGAAGAAGTTGAAATGTCACCTTGGGATTCTATCCGTTATCATAAACAAATTGCACAGGCAGGGTTGATGTCGATGGTTCCCGCAACAGGTGAAATTAAAGCTTGGGTAGGAGGAATTAATTGGCAGCATTTTCAATACGACCACATTAAACAAGGTAAAAGACAGGTGGGATCAACCTTTAAACCGTTTGTTTATGCCACCGCAATTATGAAATTAGGAATGACGCCTTGTTCTACCGTTTCTAATGCTACTTACGTCAAAGGAAGTTGGAAAGTGCTGGGGTCAGGTGGGAATTTAACCTTACGAGATGCGATTGCGCATTCTAAAAACCCCGTAGCGGTTCGGTTAATTGAAATGACGGGCGTTAAAAGTGTCATACAAACTGCCCGCGATCTGGGAGTAACCGAAGAAATTCCAAACGAATATGCGGTGGCATTAGGTTCTTCAGATATTACGATATACGAAATGTTGGGCGCTTACAGTACTTTTGCCAATTACGGAAATTACATTAAACCCGAAATGATCTGGAGAATTGAAGATGCCAACGGAAGAGTCATTAAAGAAGTAAAACCTGTATCGAGGGAAGTGATGAACGAATTATACGCTTACACCATGATTGATTTGATGAAAGGCGTAACAGAATTCGGAACAGCTTCTGGAGAATTAGGGCGAAGAGGAGTTCCGAAAGGAATCGAAATCGCAGGTAAAACGGGAACAACGCAAAATAACTCCGATGGTTGGTTTATGGGAATCACCCCGAATCTGGCAACGGGCGTTTGGGTCGGCTGGGAAGACCGGGCGACGCATTTCCGGGGAACCGGTGAAGGACAGGGTGCTAAAATGGCCTTACCGATTTGGGCGATTTATATGAAAAAAGTTTGGGCAGATAAAGAATTGGGAATTTCTCCCGAAGATAAATTCGTGAAACCGTCTAACTGGACCGGAAACTGCGGCGATCTGAATGGACTTGGCGGCTATGGTGACGATGGCGGTTTGCAAACCATCGATGAAATCAAGAATCCAAAGACAGAAGAGCCGGTGAACAACACCAAAAAACCGTCGGCAAGAAAAGAAGATAACGTTAATGAAAATATCAATACCGGCGACGATATCGATTTTAACAAATAA
- a CDS encoding gliding motility lipoprotein GldH: MHKIMGAFFVLCFLASCSKDSEQVFVNNLNGKWDKKAEQKFDFKVTDAQKAKNIIFVVRNNNDYPYSNIRLIVNFLDGQTKKKSTDTLNYILVEPNGRWIGKGFGDTKETLFQYKLDYKFPANGEYSIGIIQAMRNDNLPGIEDIGVKIETAQP; encoded by the coding sequence ATGCATAAGATAATGGGTGCTTTTTTCGTTCTGTGTTTTCTTGCCAGTTGCAGTAAAGATTCTGAACAGGTGTTTGTGAATAATCTCAACGGAAAATGGGACAAAAAAGCAGAACAGAAATTTGACTTTAAAGTAACAGATGCTCAAAAAGCAAAAAATATTATATTTGTTGTAAGAAATAACAACGATTATCCTTACAGCAATATCAGGTTGATTGTTAATTTCCTCGATGGGCAGACGAAAAAGAAGAGTACAGATACCCTGAATTATATTTTGGTAGAACCCAACGGAAGGTGGATAGGAAAAGGTTTCGGCGATACCAAAGAAACCCTCTTTCAATATAAATTAGATTATAAATTTCCGGCCAATGGGGAGTATTCCATCGGGATTATTCAAGCGATGAGAAATGATAACCTGCCTGGAATTGAAGATATTGGCGTAAAAATAGAAACAGCACAACCGTAA